Part of the Oncorhynchus mykiss isolate Arlee chromosome 23, USDA_OmykA_1.1, whole genome shotgun sequence genome is shown below.
GTGTTCATCCAAACCTGTCAAAATAATCTTTCTCAGCTATGTTCTGAACCCAGCTCAGTCTAGCTCAGCCCATTCGCTGTCTAACTAAAATGACCTTACCATTGTAATAAATCATAACTTTAAGGTCAGAGATTGTAGCAGGCTAGGTGAATGAAAGTCAGCATTGCAATGAGACGTGGTTATAGGTTACAGTTTAACTGCAGTCAGTGTTTTAATGGGAATGTGTCTACAGAAATCACAGATAGCCATGTTTCATTCATCTCAGTTTAAGTGTCCCAAATCCATATTGATGAGGTATAACGGTAGCAGGGCCTGGAGATGGGGCTGGCGCAGGGCTGTGCTGGAGCAGGGCTGTGCTGGAGCATGGTTGGGACTGGTGATTCATGGAAGTGTCATAGCAACTAATTGCTGTATGGTGTAGTGTGGTTGATCTAACAATAGTAGCCTGTGTGGCGGCTCTAACAACAGTAGCCTATCTGTGTCTGTAGGCGAGGCCTCCTTTTTTACAATTGTAATATTGTTTTAAAGATTGATTTAAGAGGACTTATGAAAAATTGATTTACCAGTAGCTAATATTCTAAAAAGTGTAACCCATATGAAAGCCTGAGACCAGACTCCATTTATTGTCCATTTGTTCACAGCAGTAGTCAGTTGACCTCTCTTGATGGTTATTCTTTTTTACCTGATTGATTTGGTTGTTGTTTACGATTGAACGTTCCTCTGATTTTAAATAATGTTATTGTATTGTAACTATTAGTCCAGATGGCTCTCTGATCTGGTGTAGTCTCCCACACTAGTCATCAGAGGATTGCTTGCTCGTCCAGTCCCTTATACAGGACATATGGGCTGATTGGGCTCCCCACCCCACTAGGTTTTTATCTTGTGTTATTTTCTCTCGTTCTTCGTTTTGTCAGAAATACTCGTCTTATGAAACAAACCCTCTCCAAACTTCTATCTCCAAAAGTAGGGCAGTAAAATAATTActtaaatgaaaaaataaaaacctgaagAAAGGAAGGCATGAAATACTTTGCTATGCATTAATGGGTTTGTTTGATACACATTGTAAATTATAAATGGACCCATTGTACTCTTTCTCGTTACTTTattaagagtggttacatttctccgtTTTATTCTGTATCCTCTTTGTGTGGACGGTAATGAATAATGTGAATAGGCAGGGGGTAATAATGTCCATCCAAACTTTAAATGCAAAAAAAACCCTGGGAAGTTCAAACTAAATGTTACCACTGTTCCAGTGATTGTGTCCTCTCCCCCATACAGGCACCCAGTACCGGGAGGGGCAGGAGCGGGACTTGAAGGTGGCTCTGAGGGGCACagacccctccatccctctggtgTTTGTCAGTGGTAACCATGACCTGGGTAACACACCCACCCCAGAGACTGTAGCCCAGTTCTGCAACACCTGGGGAGACGACTACTTCAGCTTCTGGGTGGGTGACTAGAGTGAGATGAAAACTTACTGTAGATGTGGATTGTACAAAACTCTTTAAGTTCCTTACATAAACACTGGTCCTTGGAGCTGGATATGAACAATTGACCAGTAGGAACATAGTGGCACCCCTTTTTATCCAACATTAATTACTACTGTTATTGTATACTCTGTGGGGCCCAAGCTGAAAGCAAAGTGATGTCATAATGCTGAGACAACTGTCTCTAGCCAGGTCAGTTGTAATGTGGCTGCTTTAAAGGCATTAATGAGAACCATGGCAATGCCATAATGACATTATCTTAATAACCATAACCTATACTGTAATCCCAAACCTGCCACTCTGATGTTTAGGTTGGAGGGGTGCTGTGTCTGGTGCTGAACTCCCAGCTGTTCTTTGATGCGTCGGCCTGCCCCGACCTGAGAGATGCCCAGGAAGCCTGGTTAGAGGGCCAGCTGCAGAGGGCCTCCCAGGGGCCCGGGGTCACCCCCAAACACATCCTGGTGTTCCAGCACATCCCTCTGTACTTAAAGACCCCCGACGAGGAGGACGACTACTTTAACCTGCAGACCGCCACGAGGCAGAGCCTCCTAGGCAGGTTCAAACGGGCAGGTAGGTCATTTAacttgatttaacctttattcaggGAGGAATCTAACTTCCACTAGACTTATTTTCACttcatgcattgatgtcaatggtaGACTTAGTGAAAATTACATTTCAGTGGAAATTAGGATTCACCCCACAACCTTTAT
Proteins encoded:
- the LOC110502891 gene encoding serine/threonine-protein phosphatase CPPED1 isoform X2 codes for the protein MAEAEDIFLRAKQRTFTGLTEDEQKEWRGPFCFIQAADPQLGLMKTWREGDCDGGGDEWTDEVQLTQQAVEAVNKLSPRPKFMVLCGDLVHAMPSTQYREGQERDLKVALRGTDPSIPLVFVSGNHDLGNTPTPETVAQFCNTWGDDYFSFWVGGVLCLVLNSQLFFDASACPDLRDAQEAWLEGQLQRASQGPGVTPKHILVFQHIPLYLKTPDEEDDYFNLQTATRQSLLGRFKRAGSYKARSRTSVSSKGLYSFQGESAPWTAL